Proteins from a single region of Apium graveolens cultivar Ventura chromosome 7, ASM990537v1, whole genome shotgun sequence:
- the LOC141672432 gene encoding putative BOI-related E3 ubiquitin-protein ligase 2, with amino-acid sequence MAIQSQLFSQNFEFGLEGKGVLRQENYVEHGFGFDSGMNFNLQHRQQQQFTEFQPQQQQQFQFLPQKYESLCFEKNGFTQKYNNQSLNLSGTISAQMEKQRQEIDQFLSVQNERLRLALLEHKKQQVSMIIKRCESKALVLLRQKDEEIARALNKRLEVENMIRAMEIESQNWQRMAKENEAMVMSLNNTIEQLKENAVCLSLNNNGGADQDAESCCDDNRGVEIPENEQQRRICRSCYSCDSCVIFLPCRHLASCKACDAFLDTCPVCGMAKKSRIEALI; translated from the exons ATGGCTATTCAGTCTCAGTTATTTTCCCAGAATTTTGAGTTCGGTTTGGAAGGCAAAGGAGTTTTGCGTCAAGAGAATTATGTGGAACATGGATTTGGATTCGATAGTGGGATGAATTTTAATCTTCAACACCGACAACAACAACAGTTTACGGAGTTTCAACCgcaacaacaacaacagtttCAGTTTTTGCCGCAAAAATACGAGAGTTTGTGTTTTGAGAAGAACGGGTTTACACAAAAATATAACAATCAGTCGCTTAATCTTTCTGGGACCATTTCCGCGCAAATGGAGAAACAAAGACAAGAGATTGATCAGTTCTTGAGTGTACAG AATGAGAGATTAAGATTGGCTTTGTTAGAGCATAAAAAACAACAAGTGTCAATGATAATAAAAAGGTGTGAATCCAAGGCATTGGTTTTACTTAGACAAAAAGACGAAGAGATTGCAAGAGCCTTAAACAAAAGGTTAGAGGTCGAGAACATGATACGAGCAATGGAGATAGAGAGCCAAAATTGGCAGAGAATGGCAAAGGAAAACGAAGCAATGGTCATGTCTCTGAACAATACAATTGAGCAACTAAAAGAGAATGCTGTTTGTTTGTCACTAAATAATAATGGAGGTGCTGATCAAGATGCAGAGTCTTGTTGCGATGATAATAGAGGGGTAGAAATTCCGGAGAATGAACAACAGAGGAGGATTTGCAGAAGTTGTTACAGTTGCGATTCGTGTGTGATTTTCCTACCTTGTAGGCACTTGGCTTCATGCAAAGCTTGTGATGCTTTTCTTGATACTTGCCCTGTTTGTGGAATGGCAAAGAAATCTAGAATTGAGGCTCTGATTTGA